TCGTGGAGTACTGGAGCACCGGCCAGCTGGTGCTCTACGATGTGAAGACGCGCGCGGTGAAGAAGATCGGCGCGCCGGGGATGATTCGCAGCATTGATCCATCGCCCGACGGCCAGCTGTTCCGTGTGGGCTACATGGACAAGCCGTTCTCGTACGTGCAGCCGGTGACGAGCTACGGCATGCACGAGGTCATCGTGGACGGTACCGGCAAGGTGCTCAAGGAAATCGTGAAGCGCCCGCTGCGCGAAAGCGATGAGCCCACTGACCCGAACGATCCGCGCCCGCCCGCCGCCGGTGTGGGTGGTGGCCGTGGCGGCGCCGTGGCCGACACGGGCAAGCGCCTGTTCACGTGGCACCCGACGCAGAGTGGCCTGCTCTATGCGCAGCTCGCGCCCGCACCGGCCAATGGCGGTGGGCGCGGCAACGGCGCAGCGGCACCGACCGCTGGTGCGCGCCCGGACAGCGCCGCGCTCGCGCGCCGCGGCGACCGGCTCCTCTTCTGGAAGGCGCCGTTCGACGCCGAGGGCACGGAGCTCTACACGACCACGAACCGCATCTCGGCGATTCGCAGCAACGACGCGGGCACGATTCTATTCGTGACGGAAACCGGTGCGGGCGGCACGTTCGAGCAGGCGATCTTCCTCACCGAGAACAATGCCAAGTACACGGTGGTCTCGCCGCGTGGTCGCGGGGGCGATGCCGCGCCGCCGCGTGGCGCGGCTCCGGGTGGCCGTGGTGGTGCGGGCGGGCTCGTGATGCGCCCCGGCAAGCATGGCGATCCGGTGGTGATGGTGTCCACCGACGGCAAGTTCGTCTTCTCGCAGGGCGCCTCACCGGACACGGCCAAGAAGGCGACCGTGTTTGTGGAGAAGATCGAGATCAAGACCGGCACGCGCACGCGCCTCTACGAAAGCGACGGCTCGGTGGTCGAGTCCATCTCGGCACCGCTCGACGACGACTTCACGAAGGCCGTGATTCAGCGCGAGTCCACCACCATGGTGCCGCAGAGCTTCGTGCTCACGCTCGCCTCGAAGGAGGCGAAGCAGCTCACGGAGAACGTAGACATCATGCCGGAGATGACGAAGGCCATCAAGCGCACGTACACCGCGCGCCGCACCGATGGCTTTTCGTTCAAGGTGAAGGTCACCCTGCCGGCTGATTACAAGGACGGCACGCGCCTGCCCGCGATGTTCTGGTTCTATCCGTACGAGTACGACAACCAGGCCGACTACGACCGCTACGTGCAGCAGGGGCTTCCGGCCGAGCGTCGCTTCCCGACGTATGGCCCGCGGTCGCTGCAGTTCCTGGTGACGCAGGGCTATGCCGTGGTCGAGCCCGATTCGCCGATCTTCGCCAGCGAGGGGCAGCTCCCCAACGACAACTATGTCGTGGATCTGCGCAACAACCTGAGCGCGGTGATCGACTGCCTCGACTCGCTCAAGATCATCGATCGCACGCGCTTGGGGATCGGCGGCCACAGCTACGGCGCCTTCAGCACCATGAATGCGCTGGTGCACACGCCGTTCTTCAAGGCCGGTATCGCCGGCGACGGCGCGTACAACCGCACGCTCACGCCGAACAGCTTCCAGAGCGAGCGGCGCGATCTGTGGCAGGCCCGCCAGACGTACCTCGAGATGAGCCCGTTCCTGTACGCAGATCAGGTCAATGCCGCCGTGCTGATGTACCACAGCAGCGAAGACCAGAATGTCGGCACCGATCCCATCAACTCGGTGCGCATGTTCCATGCGCTCCAGGGGCTCGGCAAGACGACGTCGCTGTACATGTACCCCTATGAAGACCACGGGCCCATCGCCCGCGAAACGGTGATGGACCAGTGGGCCCGCTGGGTGGCGTGGCTCGACAAGTACGTGAAGAACGCCAATCAGCCCAAGAAGATCACCACGATGCAGTAGTCCCGGTCATCATCGGCTGGCGAGCACGCCCGCGTTCGGCCTGGCCGGACGCGGGCGTCTTGCTGGCGGGGAAGATGTCCACCGCGTCGTCGCTGAACGCGAAGCGCTCGAGCATATCGGTCAGGACATGCGCCTGCCCGAGCAACGTCTGCGATACCGCGGCCGACTCCTCACTTTCCGAGGCGGCACGCTGCGTCACGTGGTTCATCTCTTCAGTCGCCTTGAGGATCTGCGCGACGCCCTCGGCCTGCTGCTGACTGGCCATCGAAATCTCATCCACGACCGCCGCCGTCCCCTGCACCGCCGCGCCGATGGCGCTGAAGGCCTTGGCCGTTTCGTCGTTCAGGGCAACGCCACGCTGCGCGTGCTGCACGGAGCGTTCGATCAGATCCGCCGACTCGCGGGCGGCGGTGGCACTGCGCAGGGCGAGCGCCCGTACTTCATCCGCCACGACGGCAAACCCGCGCCCCGCGTCGCCGGCACGCGCCGCTTCCACGGCGGCGTTGAGCGCGAGGAGGTTGGTCTGGAAGGCAATCTCGTCGATCGTCTTCATGATGCGCGCCGTCTCGATCGCCGAGCGATGAATGTCGTGCATCGCCTCCGTGAGACGCGTCATGCTGCTGGTCCCCTGCTGCGCCTGCTCGCCGACCTGCTGCACTGACGCATTGGCGCGGGTCGACGCCTCCGCGTTCTGCCGCGCGAGGGCGGCCAGTTCCTGCAGGCTGGCACTCACCTCTTCCAGCGCACTCGCCTGTTCGGTCGCGCCCTCGGCCATGGCATGGCTCGATGAACTCACCTGTTGCGACGCCGCCGACAGCTCAGTACTCGTCGCTCGCACTTCGTGAAGTGCCTGCTCGATCTGCTCGATGGCGCTGTTGAGCGACGTCTGGATACGCGCGTAGTCACCGGCATAGCTGCCGGTCATGCGCGCGGACAGATCGCGCTCGGCCAGGTGATCGAGCACATCGGCGGCATCCTGGATCGGGCGGGCGC
The sequence above is drawn from the Gemmatimonadaceae bacterium genome and encodes:
- a CDS encoding prolyl oligopeptidase family serine peptidase — translated: MPPRSFFAGRPLGALSLLGVLALPGTLVAQNAATSPAAGQTKGDKPDPLTDEGYVTPPEAIAKLIAAPREQNRSFTAPSPGARRFFARTVSDGLPALKQVGKVHYNLGGFQVDYKGNRERGMTMRSAAGLEVTEWTTGKRTTIAVPAGARVSPAVWSPDGSQLAFLALFEDATQLYVADPVTGKSSPVSKVSLLATHVTAPVWTADGKGILAVQIPDLRKPEPKESALATGPLVRMNEANKLKTRTYPDLVQSPYEKELVEYWSTGQLVLYDVKTRAVKKIGAPGMIRSIDPSPDGQLFRVGYMDKPFSYVQPVTSYGMHEVIVDGTGKVLKEIVKRPLRESDEPTDPNDPRPPAAGVGGGRGGAVADTGKRLFTWHPTQSGLLYAQLAPAPANGGGRGNGAAAPTAGARPDSAALARRGDRLLFWKAPFDAEGTELYTTTNRISAIRSNDAGTILFVTETGAGGTFEQAIFLTENNAKYTVVSPRGRGGDAAPPRGAAPGGRGGAGGLVMRPGKHGDPVVMVSTDGKFVFSQGASPDTAKKATVFVEKIEIKTGTRTRLYESDGSVVESISAPLDDDFTKAVIQRESTTMVPQSFVLTLASKEAKQLTENVDIMPEMTKAIKRTYTARRTDGFSFKVKVTLPADYKDGTRLPAMFWFYPYEYDNQADYDRYVQQGLPAERRFPTYGPRSLQFLVTQGYAVVEPDSPIFASEGQLPNDNYVVDLRNNLSAVIDCLDSLKIIDRTRLGIGGHSYGAFSTMNALVHTPFFKAGIAGDGAYNRTLTPNSFQSERRDLWQARQTYLEMSPFLYADQVNAAVLMYHSSEDQNVGTDPINSVRMFHALQGLGKTTSLYMYPYEDHGPIARETVMDQWARWVAWLDKYVKNANQPKKITTMQ